The Candidatus Dormiibacterota bacterium genome window below encodes:
- the acs gene encoding acetate--CoA ligase, producing MNTQAIEALAHEGRRFPPSPEFAAQANAKPGIYEEAERDYLAYWASWARKLEWMKPFNQVLEWNEPFARWFADGELNASVNCLDRHVRAGKGAKIAYYYEGEPGDRWTITYQQLLDDVCRFANGLRKLGIKKGDRVAIYMPMIPELPVAILACARIGAAHSVIFGGFSPDSIIDRVNDAECVALITADFGWRRGNKVPLKANCDIAMAQTPSIKHCIVAKRVGDAVEMKDGRDHWWSDLVDGLSTTCEPERMNAEDLLFLLYTSGTTAKPKGIKHTTGGYLTQAVATHSLVFDLKPENDIYWCAADIGWVTGHTYIVYGPLANGATSVIYEGTPDFPDKDRLWAIIERYKVSILYTAPTAIRSFMKWGDAYPKKHDLSSLRLLGSVGEPINPAAWMWYRDTIGGGRTPVVDTWWQTETGGIMISPLPGITTTMPGSATQPLPGISADIVNDQGESVPLGGGGYIVLKRPWPGMLRGIWGDDERYVQTYWSKFPGMYLAGDGCNRDAEGNFWFMGRIDDVMNVSGHRISTTEIESALVGHPKVAEAAVCGKLDEMTGQAIYAFVSLRGSNPGSPELADELREFVGEKLGKFTRPKYITFTQELPKTRSGKIMRRLLRDIAEGRTLGDTTTLADSAVVKELQDRAKLESGEE from the coding sequence ATGAATACGCAAGCGATCGAAGCGCTCGCTCATGAGGGGCGGCGGTTCCCACCGTCGCCCGAGTTCGCGGCGCAGGCCAATGCCAAGCCCGGCATCTACGAGGAAGCCGAGCGCGATTACCTCGCCTACTGGGCTTCGTGGGCGCGCAAACTCGAATGGATGAAGCCGTTCAACCAGGTTCTTGAGTGGAACGAGCCGTTCGCGCGCTGGTTCGCCGACGGCGAACTCAACGCGAGCGTCAATTGTTTGGATCGCCACGTGCGCGCCGGCAAGGGCGCGAAAATCGCTTATTACTACGAAGGGGAACCGGGCGATCGCTGGACGATCACGTACCAGCAGTTGCTCGACGACGTCTGCCGCTTCGCAAACGGCCTGCGCAAGCTCGGCATCAAGAAGGGCGATCGCGTCGCCATCTACATGCCGATGATTCCGGAACTGCCGGTGGCGATTCTGGCTTGCGCGCGCATCGGAGCCGCGCACTCGGTGATCTTCGGCGGTTTCTCGCCGGATTCCATCATCGACCGCGTGAACGACGCCGAGTGCGTCGCGCTCATCACCGCCGATTTCGGATGGCGACGCGGCAACAAGGTGCCGCTCAAAGCCAACTGCGATATCGCGATGGCGCAGACGCCTTCGATCAAGCACTGCATCGTTGCCAAGCGCGTCGGTGATGCGGTCGAGATGAAGGACGGGCGCGACCATTGGTGGAGCGACCTCGTCGACGGCTTGTCGACCACGTGCGAGCCAGAGCGCATGAATGCCGAGGACTTGCTCTTCTTGCTCTACACGAGCGGCACGACGGCCAAACCCAAAGGCATCAAACACACGACCGGCGGTTACCTCACGCAGGCGGTGGCGACGCATAGCCTCGTCTTCGATCTGAAGCCCGAAAACGATATCTACTGGTGTGCTGCGGATATCGGCTGGGTGACCGGGCATACCTACATCGTATACGGACCGTTGGCCAACGGCGCGACCAGCGTCATCTACGAAGGCACACCCGATTTCCCCGATAAGGATCGGTTGTGGGCGATTATCGAGCGTTATAAGGTCTCGATTCTCTACACCGCTCCCACGGCGATTCGCAGCTTCATGAAATGGGGCGACGCGTACCCGAAGAAGCACGACCTTTCGTCGCTACGCTTGCTCGGATCCGTCGGCGAACCCATTAATCCCGCGGCATGGATGTGGTATCGCGACACGATCGGCGGAGGCCGCACGCCGGTCGTCGATACGTGGTGGCAAACCGAAACCGGCGGCATCATGATCTCGCCGCTCCCCGGAATCACCACCACCATGCCGGGAAGCGCGACACAACCATTACCGGGCATCAGCGCCGATATCGTGAACGATCAGGGCGAATCGGTGCCGCTCGGCGGCGGCGGATATATCGTTCTCAAACGTCCGTGGCCCGGGATGCTGCGCGGCATCTGGGGCGACGACGAGCGTTACGTGCAGACGTATTGGTCGAAGTTCCCGGGAATGTATCTGGCCGGTGACGGCTGCAATCGCGATGCCGAAGGCAACTTCTGGTTCATGGGCCGCATCGACGACGTGATGAACGTGAGCGGGCATCGCATCTCCACCACGGAGATCGAAAGCGCTCTGGTAGGTCATCCCAAAGTAGCCGAAGCCGCCGTGTGCGGAAAACTCGACGAGATGACCGGGCAAGCGATCTACGCGTTCGTTTCGCTACGCGGATCGAATCCGGGGTCGCCCGAACTAGCCGACGAGCTACGAGAGTTCGTGGGCGAGAAGCTCGGCAAATTCACCCGCCCGAAGTACATCACGTTCACACAAGAGCTCCCCAAGACGCGTAGCGGCAAAATCATGCGCCGTCTGCTGCGCGATATCGCCGAAGGCCGAACGCTCGGCGACACCACCACGCTCGCCGATTCGGCGGTCGTCAAAGAACTCCAAGACCGCGCTAAATTGGAAAGCGGCGAAGAGTAG
- a CDS encoding IS3 family transposase, translating into MEERGLSKVRACAIVGQCRRTLYYPRKPKDDTAIAQPINDLAHERPRWGWRRLIIMLRRRGIRVGEHRFRRIYRELGLQVRPRRKRKVNYVRGNSIAPVSRPNERWSIDFMHDRIGNHRNIRSMNIVDDFTRECLALEIGYSFGSHDVIRKLEEIAFERGFPETLRFDNGSEFTSHAMLRWGSERDIHLHFIEPGKPTQNANIESLNGKIRDELFNMHQFTTIFEARRRAADWQRDYNDVRPHSALGYRTPREFAEEFKINQLSQLSAA; encoded by the coding sequence TTGGAAGAGCGCGGTCTTTCGAAAGTGCGTGCTTGTGCAATCGTTGGGCAATGCCGACGAACGTTGTACTATCCGCGGAAACCGAAAGACGATACGGCGATCGCACAGCCGATCAACGATCTTGCGCACGAGCGCCCGCGGTGGGGATGGCGACGTCTGATCATCATGCTCCGTCGTCGAGGCATCCGCGTCGGGGAGCATCGTTTTCGACGTATCTACCGCGAGCTTGGCCTGCAAGTACGGCCTCGGCGTAAGCGCAAGGTGAACTACGTTCGAGGCAATAGCATCGCGCCGGTCAGCCGACCAAACGAGCGTTGGTCGATTGATTTCATGCACGACCGAATCGGCAACCATCGGAACATCCGTTCGATGAACATCGTTGATGACTTCACGCGGGAATGCCTCGCGTTGGAGATTGGGTATTCGTTCGGCAGCCACGACGTAATCCGAAAGCTTGAGGAAATCGCGTTCGAGCGCGGCTTCCCGGAAACACTTCGGTTCGACAACGGATCCGAGTTCACGAGCCATGCCATGCTCCGCTGGGGTTCCGAGCGAGATATACATCTGCATTTCATCGAGCCCGGCAAGCCGACGCAAAATGCTAACATCGAATCGCTTAACGGGAAGATTCGCGATGAACTCTTCAATATGCATCAATTCACGACGATCTTCGAAGCCCGGCGAAGGGCCGCAGATTGGCAACGAGACTACAACGACGTTCGACCGCACTCGGCTCTTGGCTACCGAACACCAAGGGAGTTTGCGGAAGAGTTCAAAATCAACCAACTCTCACAGTTATCAGCTGCGTAA
- a CDS encoding ATP-dependent DNA helicase: MPATIESVFAPGGPIATALPGFEARLGQVQMAQLVERGILEGMHTIVEAGTGVGKSLAYLVPAIRSGKKVVLSTGTIALQEQLVHKDIPLVREALGIPLRVTLLKGRSHYLCRQKFERMRADRLVAPSRSMQEIWEWAGRTQNGDRAELPFLPTGDEWEQLDADADDCVGEFCERFRECHFFKKRDEAKYADLVVVNHALFFLDLAMGGGLLPPYDVAVLDEAHQAERWATDALTATLSRSSLTRMLRKMHRTYHLPAMFDSEFDDGLRGLESALASVPGERYPLRANESAWPALERLRETLYKLENWVYANWHDALKKKPENDAEAERRRDLALRGVLAHEATIDRAHAPEEEAIAWVERGDGDARYEVNSAPYDVADFLRASLFARTQSVVLTSATISIAGGSFDFLKRSLGIDDAQEFVAPSPFDYAKQARLYIAPAQLNPKSHDFSRRAAPIVEECLDRTRGRAFVLFTSYARLREVYALVRERVPFPIKLQGEMPRAHLLDWFRRTPNAVLFATGTFWEGIDVVGEALSCVIIDRLPFPSPTEPLVAARIKALEGRGLDGFEHYMIPAATVRLKQGFGRLIRSMNDRGVVALLDGRAASTRYGATILAALPPATRIEHLDQLTEFFA, from the coding sequence ATGCCCGCAACCATCGAGAGCGTCTTCGCGCCGGGAGGGCCGATCGCGACCGCATTGCCGGGCTTCGAGGCGCGCCTCGGGCAGGTGCAAATGGCGCAGCTCGTCGAGCGCGGCATCCTCGAAGGCATGCACACGATCGTCGAAGCCGGCACGGGCGTCGGCAAATCGCTGGCCTACCTCGTGCCGGCGATCCGCAGCGGCAAAAAAGTCGTGCTCTCTACCGGCACGATTGCGCTGCAAGAACAACTCGTCCATAAGGACATTCCGCTCGTGCGCGAGGCTCTGGGCATCCCCTTGCGCGTCACGCTCCTCAAGGGGCGCAGCCATTATCTCTGCCGGCAGAAGTTCGAACGCATGCGCGCCGATCGATTGGTCGCGCCGTCCCGTTCGATGCAAGAGATCTGGGAGTGGGCGGGGCGCACCCAAAACGGCGATCGCGCGGAACTGCCGTTCCTGCCCACCGGCGATGAGTGGGAGCAACTCGATGCGGATGCCGACGATTGCGTCGGCGAGTTCTGCGAGCGCTTTCGCGAGTGTCATTTCTTTAAGAAGCGCGACGAGGCGAAGTACGCCGATCTCGTCGTCGTCAACCACGCGCTGTTTTTTCTCGATCTCGCGATGGGCGGTGGGCTGCTGCCGCCATACGATGTCGCGGTGCTGGACGAAGCGCATCAAGCCGAGCGTTGGGCGACCGATGCGCTCACCGCGACGCTCTCGCGCAGCTCGCTCACCCGCATGCTGCGCAAGATGCACCGCACCTATCACTTGCCGGCGATGTTCGATAGCGAGTTTGACGATGGGTTGCGCGGCCTCGAATCGGCGCTGGCGAGCGTCCCGGGCGAGCGCTATCCCCTGCGTGCGAACGAGTCTGCATGGCCGGCGCTCGAACGCTTGCGCGAAACGCTCTACAAGCTCGAGAACTGGGTCTATGCCAACTGGCACGACGCGCTCAAGAAGAAGCCGGAGAACGATGCGGAGGCGGAGCGACGGCGCGATCTCGCCTTGCGCGGCGTCCTCGCCCACGAAGCGACGATCGACCGAGCGCACGCGCCCGAAGAAGAAGCGATCGCGTGGGTCGAGCGCGGCGACGGCGACGCCCGCTACGAAGTCAACAGCGCGCCGTACGATGTCGCGGATTTTCTGCGCGCGTCGCTCTTTGCGCGCACGCAAAGCGTTGTGCTGACCAGCGCCACGATTTCGATTGCGGGCGGCTCGTTCGATTTCCTCAAACGCTCGCTCGGCATCGACGACGCGCAAGAATTCGTCGCCCCTTCGCCGTTCGATTACGCAAAGCAGGCGCGGCTCTACATCGCGCCAGCCCAGCTCAACCCGAAATCGCACGATTTTTCGCGCCGCGCCGCGCCGATCGTCGAAGAGTGCCTCGACCGCACGCGCGGCCGCGCGTTCGTGCTCTTTACCTCGTACGCACGCTTGCGTGAAGTCTACGCGCTCGTACGCGAACGCGTGCCGTTCCCCATCAAGCTGCAGGGCGAAATGCCGCGCGCGCATCTGCTCGACTGGTTCCGCAGAACGCCCAACGCCGTACTCTTCGCCACCGGCACCTTCTGGGAAGGCATCGATGTGGTCGGTGAGGCGCTCTCGTGCGTCATCATCGATCGCCTGCCGTTCCCTTCGCCTACGGAGCCGCTCGTCGCGGCGCGCATCAAGGCGCTGGAAGGCCGGGGCCTCGACGGGTTCGAGCACTATATGATTCCGGCCGCTACGGTGCGTCTCAAACAGGGCTTTGGACGATTGATTCGCAGCATGAACGACCGTGGCGTGGTGGCACTCCTCGATGGACGTGCCGCATCGACGCGCTACGGCGCCACCATTCTGGCCGCGTTGCCGCCGGCGACGCGGATCGAACACCTCGATCAACTAACGGAGTTTTTTGCATGA
- the dnaJ gene encoding molecular chaperone DnaJ, producing MPTKDYYELLGIARAASAEEIKRAYRSLARTHHPDVAEDKTTAEHHFKEINEAYEVLSDPQKRAQYDRFGTVNGAGNGADFGFGGFAQSGFGDIFDMFFGDARAQGQPRRNGPQRGSDLRYDLEITLEDAFSGTTKEIQFSHLAQCDTCKGAGAAPGTLITACERCGGSGIMRTVRQTPLGQFVTQTTCTFCDGEGHVVAQPCETCNGRGRREVERRLSVKVPAGVDDGSRIRIAGSGEAGIRGGAAGDLYVYLNVAPHPLLRRDGLDTYVDIPLSFPQATLGATIGVPSLEGELPLTIPAGTQTGSTLRLRGHGMPSVRGSQRGDHHVTIHVAVPTKMNKRQRELLEEYARAGGDAIDEKSFFDRVKDAFRPE from the coding sequence ATGCCGACCAAAGACTATTACGAACTGCTTGGTATCGCACGCGCCGCGTCCGCCGAGGAAATCAAGCGTGCCTACCGCTCGCTCGCGCGCACGCATCATCCGGACGTCGCGGAAGATAAAACGACCGCGGAGCACCATTTCAAAGAAATCAACGAAGCCTACGAAGTGCTCTCGGATCCGCAGAAACGCGCGCAGTACGATCGCTTCGGCACGGTGAACGGCGCCGGCAACGGCGCGGATTTCGGATTCGGGGGCTTCGCGCAATCGGGCTTCGGCGATATCTTCGATATGTTTTTCGGCGACGCGCGCGCCCAGGGCCAACCCCGCAGAAACGGTCCGCAGCGCGGCTCGGACTTGCGCTACGATTTAGAAATCACGCTCGAAGATGCATTCTCCGGCACCACCAAGGAAATTCAGTTCTCCCACTTGGCGCAATGCGACACCTGTAAAGGAGCGGGCGCGGCTCCGGGCACGCTGATCACGGCGTGCGAGCGATGCGGCGGCTCGGGGATCATGCGCACCGTGCGCCAAACGCCGCTCGGACAGTTCGTGACGCAAACGACCTGCACGTTCTGCGATGGCGAGGGCCACGTCGTCGCGCAACCGTGCGAAACGTGCAACGGTCGCGGACGGCGCGAAGTGGAGCGACGCTTGAGCGTCAAGGTTCCGGCCGGTGTCGACGACGGGTCGCGCATTCGCATCGCGGGCAGCGGCGAAGCGGGTATTCGCGGCGGCGCGGCGGGCGATCTGTACGTGTACCTCAACGTTGCGCCGCATCCGCTGCTTCGGCGCGATGGGCTCGATACGTACGTCGATATTCCGCTGAGTTTTCCGCAAGCGACGCTGGGCGCCACCATCGGCGTTCCATCGCTCGAAGGCGAGCTGCCGCTCACGATTCCGGCCGGCACGCAAACCGGCTCGACGTTGCGCTTGCGCGGCCACGGCATGCCCAGCGTGCGCGGTAGCCAGCGCGGCGACCATCACGTAACGATCCACGTCGCGGTGCCTACCAAGATGAATAAGCGTCAGCGAGAGCTGCTGGAAGAGTACGCGCGCGCCGGCGGCGATGCGATCGACGAAAAGAGCTTCTTCGACCGCGTCAAAGACGCGTTCCGCCCGGAGTAA
- a CDS encoding S1/P1 Nuclease translates to MIHRSIGARAQVIALTLALIAAVSLSPAAALAWGTAGHTLISRLAAEKLPASLPAFVRSPAAIAEIAALGPEEDNIKGAGESWDADHDAGHFLDVGDDGSVAGVVRLNALPDSMAAFADALANARTTPYRVGYVPYTIMDGFERVRKDFAYWRVDAYMAQHAHTASARQRFSAARALRETLTLRDLGDWGHFVADGSQPLHITIHYNGWGRYPNPHGYTRKHIHSYFESTFVDRYAKAGAVAARIPAYSAGAPGHLLSQGEIAAMVGNYLQGTASAVDPLYALYGSGDFQRGSARAVAFTDEQLARGATMYRNLIALAWQNSLYESVDYPPIPVRDILAGRVTPSRPI, encoded by the coding sequence ATGATCCATCGTTCGATCGGTGCGCGCGCGCAGGTGATCGCGCTCACCCTCGCATTGATTGCAGCGGTGTCTCTGAGCCCGGCGGCCGCATTAGCCTGGGGCACGGCCGGCCACACCCTCATCAGCCGCCTCGCCGCGGAGAAGCTGCCCGCGTCGCTCCCCGCCTTCGTCCGCTCGCCCGCCGCAATCGCGGAAATTGCCGCCCTCGGCCCCGAGGAAGATAACATCAAGGGCGCCGGTGAGTCATGGGATGCCGATCACGATGCCGGCCACTTTCTGGATGTCGGCGACGACGGCAGCGTCGCGGGGGTCGTGCGTTTGAACGCGCTACCCGATAGCATGGCGGCGTTCGCCGATGCGCTGGCCAACGCGCGCACGACGCCGTATCGCGTCGGCTACGTGCCGTACACGATCATGGATGGATTCGAGCGGGTGCGCAAAGATTTCGCATATTGGCGCGTCGATGCATACATGGCACAACATGCGCATACGGCATCTGCGCGGCAGCGATTCTCCGCCGCGCGAGCGCTGCGCGAGACGCTGACGTTGCGCGATCTCGGCGATTGGGGCCACTTCGTCGCCGACGGCAGCCAACCGTTGCACATCACGATTCACTACAACGGCTGGGGCCGTTATCCGAATCCGCACGGCTATACGCGCAAGCACATCCATTCGTACTTCGAGAGCACGTTCGTGGATCGCTATGCGAAAGCGGGAGCGGTCGCCGCGCGAATTCCGGCGTATTCGGCTGGAGCGCCGGGGCATCTGCTCTCGCAAGGCGAGATCGCGGCGATGGTCGGAAACTATTTGCAAGGTACCGCGAGCGCGGTCGATCCGCTCTACGCGCTCTACGGTAGCGGCGATTTTCAGCGCGGGTCGGCGCGCGCCGTAGCGTTTACCGACGAACAACTCGCGCGCGGCGCCACGATGTATCGCAATCTGATCGCGCTCGCGTGGCAGAACAGCCTCTACGAGAGCGTCGATTATCCGCCGATCCCCGTCCGAGATATCCTCGCCGGACGCGTCACCCCGTCGCGACCGATCTAG
- a CDS encoding metal-dependent transcriptional regulator, which translates to MSGHSHFAESIEEYLEAVYRLEREGPGVTTSGLASALGVAPASVSGMLKKLGKDGFVEHVARGEVALTRKGLEVAVRVLRRHRIAECLLTDVLGMPWDEVHEEACMLEHAISDRVEAQLMKLLKDPKTCPHGQPIPPKDLSDPERLGEPLAQVSDGARVRVVSVTEELPEMLRYLGEIGIRPGVDLHIAHKAPLGGPITIEIDGARHAISLELASMIAVKA; encoded by the coding sequence ATGTCCGGACATAGTCATTTCGCCGAATCGATCGAGGAGTATCTCGAAGCCGTCTACCGGCTCGAGCGCGAGGGGCCCGGGGTTACGACCTCCGGCCTGGCCTCAGCGCTGGGCGTTGCGCCCGCCTCGGTTTCGGGCATGCTCAAGAAACTCGGCAAGGACGGCTTCGTCGAACACGTCGCGCGCGGCGAGGTCGCACTGACGCGCAAGGGGCTTGAGGTTGCCGTGCGCGTGCTGCGCCGCCATCGGATTGCGGAGTGTTTGCTGACCGACGTCCTGGGCATGCCGTGGGATGAAGTGCACGAAGAGGCCTGCATGCTCGAACATGCCATCTCCGACCGGGTCGAAGCGCAATTGATGAAGCTGCTCAAAGACCCGAAGACGTGCCCGCATGGCCAGCCGATTCCGCCGAAAGACTTGAGCGATCCGGAGCGCCTCGGCGAGCCGCTCGCGCAAGTCTCCGATGGAGCGCGCGTGCGCGTTGTTTCCGTGACCGAAGAGCTGCCTGAAATGCTGCGCTATCTCGGCGAGATCGGCATTCGTCCGGGCGTCGATTTGCACATCGCGCACAAGGCCCCGCTCGGCGGGCCGATCACGATTGAAATCGACGGCGCGCGCCACGCCATCTCGCTCGAATTAGCCAGCATGATCGCGGTGAAGGCATGA
- a CDS encoding rhomboid family intramembrane serine protease, translating into MMTRILVLLNVLAFFWELSVAGPGLLSGGGNIMAVLQAGSLFPAAVLQDGQWWRIVTGAFLHGSLLHIGVNMISLWILGRFIEAAIGRVRMLVVYLVALVASGLCVVYFSPPLVPTVGASGAIFGLFGALFAIGFKLGPRGMELVKANIGILVLNLIITFTVPSISWQAHVGGLISGFIVTALIYFPPKPIRARVVDANTGAYLESEVQSPGERPHSL; encoded by the coding sequence ATGATGACGCGTATTCTGGTGCTGCTCAACGTGCTCGCGTTCTTCTGGGAACTCTCGGTTGCCGGGCCGGGCCTGCTCTCGGGCGGCGGCAACATCATGGCGGTGTTGCAGGCGGGGTCGCTTTTCCCCGCGGCGGTATTGCAAGACGGCCAGTGGTGGCGCATCGTCACCGGTGCGTTTTTACACGGCAGCCTCTTGCACATCGGCGTGAACATGATCTCGCTGTGGATCCTCGGGCGCTTCATCGAAGCGGCGATCGGCCGCGTGCGCATGCTTGTCGTCTATCTCGTCGCGTTGGTTGCCTCGGGGTTGTGCGTCGTGTATTTCAGCCCGCCGCTGGTTCCGACGGTCGGCGCGAGCGGCGCGATCTTCGGCCTCTTCGGAGCGCTCTTCGCAATCGGGTTCAAGCTCGGTCCGCGCGGCATGGAACTGGTGAAGGCGAACATCGGGATCTTAGTACTGAATCTCATCATTACGTTTACGGTGCCGTCGATTTCGTGGCAGGCGCACGTGGGGGGCTTGATTTCCGGCTTTATCGTGACGGCGCTCATCTACTTCCCGCCCAAACCCATTCGCGCGCGGGTGGTCGATGCGAATACCGGCGCGTATCTGGAATCTGAAGTCCAGTCACCGGGCGAGCGGCCGCACTCGCTGTAA
- a CDS encoding transposase produces the protein MKKSRFTEAQIVAVLKELDAGVPAAELARQNGIHANTIRLWRDRYAGMETSDLTRLKQLEEESAKKDRIIARLTLEVDAVRDLISKNGWGPRSGKKP, from the coding sequence GTGAAGAAAAGTCGCTTCACCGAGGCGCAGATCGTAGCCGTCCTCAAAGAACTTGACGCGGGCGTTCCCGCAGCAGAGCTTGCGCGACAAAACGGCATTCATGCAAACACCATCCGGCTTTGGCGAGATCGGTACGCCGGCATGGAAACGAGCGACCTGACTCGGCTCAAGCAGCTCGAAGAAGAGAGCGCAAAGAAAGATCGGATCATCGCCCGACTCACGCTCGAAGTCGACGCCGTGCGAGACCTGATCTCAAAAAACGGATGGGGCCCTCGCAGCGGAAAGAAACCGTGA
- the hrcA gene encoding heat-inducible transcriptional repressor HrcA — MKGEGGLDKRKAYILATVVYEYIATAEPVGSNTLTQKYNLGVSSATVRNELAELEAGGYLVQPHTSAGRVPSDAGYRTYVDDLMQPEELAGDDRRRIRDELRDASRELDEIIDHTTRLVGRLSKNLAFVTKPQPDSQVFRHLQLIWLSPRSGVAIVVTSLGVATQSLFELATEIHADDLTRFSNALNARLSNRPLRDIGEDHVAAAASELGIDEELRGAVTQALRAARSNESATITSAGAQNLLDQPEFQDLRKLRSILRIVEEQKTLYDLVAEAISSEKPSVIIGQELGLDELTDLSVVTVPYRFGEHAVGMLSILGPRRMPYGRLLALASGTAETLSERLSDVELK; from the coding sequence ATGAAGGGCGAGGGCGGTTTAGACAAGCGCAAGGCCTACATCTTGGCCACGGTGGTGTACGAGTACATCGCCACGGCCGAGCCGGTGGGCTCGAACACACTGACCCAGAAATATAACCTGGGCGTCAGTTCCGCGACCGTTCGAAACGAGCTTGCCGAGCTGGAAGCCGGGGGCTACCTGGTCCAGCCGCATACCTCCGCCGGGCGCGTGCCGTCCGATGCCGGCTACCGCACCTACGTTGACGACTTGATGCAGCCGGAGGAGCTGGCGGGCGACGACCGCCGGCGCATCCGCGACGAATTGCGCGACGCCAGCCGCGAGCTCGACGAGATCATCGACCACACCACGCGGTTGGTCGGCCGGCTCTCCAAGAACCTGGCGTTCGTTACGAAGCCGCAACCCGATTCGCAGGTGTTCCGCCATCTCCAATTGATTTGGCTCTCGCCGCGCTCCGGGGTAGCGATCGTCGTGACGTCCCTCGGCGTTGCGACGCAGAGCCTGTTCGAATTGGCAACCGAAATCCACGCCGACGACTTGACGCGGTTCTCGAACGCGTTAAACGCGCGGCTCTCCAATCGTCCGCTGCGCGACATCGGCGAGGATCATGTGGCCGCCGCCGCGAGCGAACTCGGCATCGACGAAGAATTGCGCGGCGCCGTCACCCAAGCATTGCGCGCGGCGCGCTCGAACGAGAGTGCGACGATCACCTCGGCCGGGGCGCAGAATCTGCTCGATCAGCCCGAGTTCCAAGATTTGCGGAAGCTCCGCTCGATTTTACGCATTGTCGAAGAGCAGAAGACGCTCTACGATTTGGTCGCAGAGGCGATCAGCTCCGAAAAACCCAGCGTCATCATCGGCCAGGAGCTGGGGCTCGACGAACTCACCGATCTCTCGGTCGTCACCGTTCCCTATCGCTTTGGAGAGCATGCCGTTGGGATGCTCTCGATTTTGGGCCCGAGGCGCATGCCGTACGGCAGACTGCTGGCCCTAGCTTCAGGTACCGCCGAAACACTCTCCGAGCGTCTCTCCGACGTCGAACTCAAATAA
- the add gene encoding adenosine deaminase has product MSDDVDTFVARAPKVHLHCHLEGSLQAATFLELVERDGLSTRYRPGEGAGEQAAGPTDPAEVYRFADFREFLLTFAAVSRALRTPDDYARLAREFVADALAQNVVYGELFISPSVWRFFHPELDLRDAVAAVAQELRAARAHGAAFALIADVTRNFGVKSAGQTMQLAATLGDLDVIGIGLGGDEARFPAELFADVFAQARALGLHTVAHAGEAAGAHSVRAAVEILGAERIGHGVRAIEDSAVVELLCERRIPLEICPTSNALTGAVERDAEHPLAELDRQGAHITIDADDPTLFETSISREYAMVARSLGVPALRRFIAQAVDATFLADADKHALRERVRTELGPVREKLEQNVRT; this is encoded by the coding sequence GTGAGCGACGACGTGGATACCTTTGTCGCACGGGCCCCCAAGGTGCACTTGCATTGCCATCTGGAGGGCTCGTTGCAGGCTGCCACTTTTCTGGAGCTGGTCGAGCGCGACGGCCTTTCGACGCGGTACCGGCCGGGCGAGGGGGCTGGCGAGCAGGCAGCGGGTCCGACCGACCCGGCCGAGGTCTATCGCTTCGCGGATTTTCGCGAGTTCTTGCTCACCTTCGCGGCGGTCAGCCGCGCGCTCCGTACGCCCGACGACTACGCGCGGCTGGCGCGCGAGTTCGTGGCCGATGCGCTGGCCCAAAACGTCGTCTACGGCGAACTCTTCATCTCGCCGTCCGTGTGGCGATTCTTCCACCCGGAGCTCGATCTGCGCGACGCCGTCGCGGCCGTCGCTCAGGAATTGCGAGCGGCGCGGGCGCACGGCGCGGCGTTCGCGTTGATCGCCGACGTGACGCGCAACTTCGGCGTGAAGAGTGCGGGCCAAACCATGCAACTCGCGGCAACGCTCGGCGATCTCGACGTCATCGGGATCGGCTTGGGCGGTGACGAGGCGCGCTTTCCGGCGGAACTCTTCGCCGACGTCTTCGCTCAGGCGCGCGCGCTGGGCTTACATACGGTCGCACATGCGGGCGAAGCGGCGGGCGCGCACAGCGTTCGGGCCGCGGTCGAGATTTTGGGCGCCGAGCGCATCGGGCACGGCGTGCGCGCCATCGAGGATTCGGCGGTCGTCGAACTGCTGTGCGAGCGGAGGATCCCGTTGGAAATTTGCCCCACCTCGAACGCCTTGACCGGTGCGGTCGAGCGCGATGCGGAGCACCCGCTCGCGGAACTGGACCGCCAGGGGGCCCACATCACCATCGACGCCGACGATCCGACGCTTTTCGAAACCTCGATCTCGCGTGAATACGCTATGGTGGCGCGGAGCCTGGGCGTACCGGCCCTGCGGCGCTTCATCGCACAGGCGGTCGACGCAACCTTTCTGGCCGATGCGGATAAGCATGCCTTGCGGGAGCGCGTTCGCACGGAACTCGGCCCCGTGCGCGAGAAGTTGGAGCAGAATGTCCGGACATAG